The Pongo abelii isolate AG06213 chromosome 3, NHGRI_mPonAbe1-v2.0_pri, whole genome shotgun sequence DNA window TTTATTTGCTGCCAATTTAGTTGTTGACAAAACTATTGAGGGGCAAAAAACGCTCAAATCTCTTAAGAAGAAAGAAACCATTACAAACAGAttcagccacatttcaagggaGCATGTTTTGATGGCTGCTTTTCCAAGTTTTCAAGGTTGTCCTTTCATTTAAAAGCACACACATTTCACAGAGTAGATGAtattaattgtgtattttttgagcagctactgatttttaaaaatccagtagaCTCATCATTTACTTGTACAAACTGCACTTGTGTTGATTTCAGTGGTAATTTCACTTAATCAAGTgatctctgttttatttattttcatatgagATACAGTTagcaaaacaacaatgaaataaaacaaaagagacaaaactTCTTGTGGATGTTGTTGTGCTTTATAGAACACCTTCCCTAATTTGCCAGATTGGATAGGTTGTATCAAACATCAGCTTTTCCACAAGCCCTCCCGCTCACCCTATCTGGAATAGCAACTCCTGTAGCTTTACAGTCTGgcaccattttatttttctttcttgtaagtaTGAAGGCATTCCACTTTACAGTCACTTGTTTGCAATCCTCTTTTCCTGTCATTACAACATAAGCTCTTTGAGAATAAGACCTTTAGATCCTGCTGGACCTAACACAATGACTAGCATaatgcttaaaaaatatttgtagaatgaatgaatgaatgaatgaatgaggatttttttttcccttttttgagacagggttttgctccatcatccaggctggagtgcagtggcatgatcatgactcactgcagcctcaacctcctgggcccaagtgatcctcccacttcaacctccccagcagctaggaccacaggtgcacatcaccacacctggctactttttaaattttttgtagttgagatctccctatgttgcccaggcctgcctcaaattcctagcctcaagtgatcctcctgcctcagcctccaaaatgttggcattacagctgtgagccaccacacccagccctgaatGGGAATTTTTATCTCAGTTAATTTATAGTAGGAAATCAcctaaatatatcaaaatatgggAAAAGTTAAATAAGTTACAGTATGTTATATCCATGTGATAGGATGCTATGGAGCTTATGGTAATTATGCTGAATTTCAAAGTACAACATGGCCAGTGGACTTTGAAATGATGCCAGACATTTCTAGGTCTGTAGGAGGAGACCACCAGCCTTCTAacttcctttccttctcattAGAAGAACACCTTAATAGTTATGTACTTGTTCTAAAATGTCAGAGGCAGTTAGGCACCTGTTGCCTGAGGGAAGGACAGTACCTTTTCTGGGCTGAACCAAGGTATAGTTCCCAGTGCTTCTTAGTACAAATTGTTCTAAGGAGGAAGTGGTCTCGCTTGTCTAAGGAGCCCAGGGGCCTTCTGAGGGGGAAGTGACTGAGACTCTCAACAACTTATCACTGAAACTCAAAGTTGGACAACTTTTTGAGGTGGATTGAGGGGGCCTAATAAGGCTCACCAACAGGATCAGGCAAAGTGTCATTTAAAATACGATTATCTTGAGTGTGGAAAGAGATGGGACAGGTGGTCTGCCGTACCCTGGAGTCAAAAGGAAAAATGGTGTCAGCGATCACTGTGGTCCATGAGCAAGGAAACACAAGTCTCCTCTAGGGCAGTGCCTCAGGAGACAGGTGTGTGCCCAGGCAGTGGCTATGCGAGTGCTGACATTACAATGGCCCtgctcagcatggtggctcacactgagGTGGCTTGCCCTGTGAAGTGGCGAAGTCCAGGGTGTAGTTTCTGTGATTCTAGGGAGACTAGATTTTCCTCCCTGGGTCCCGGATGATGTCAGAAGCCCCCGCTCACTTCAGGATACCCTACAACCTAGAGTATCCCAAAGTACAGTATTTGAATCTCCTTTCAAAGATTAGCAGTATTTCTTAGCGAGAGGGGATTCAAATACTGCACTTTGGGATACTCTAGGTTGTAGGGATAGTATGGTATCTTACACTGTGAAGTCAGCTCTCTTCGTTACATGCTCTTCTGGGTTAAATGATGACTTCCAAATATTCATGTCCACGTGGAGCCTCAGGATGtgactttatttagaaatagggtatCTGCACGTATAATTAGTGAAGctaatgaggtcatactggattagggtgggccctaaatccaatgactgataTCCTTATAAGAAGTCCCTGTGAACATATAGAGACAAAGAAACACAGGGAGAAAGGCCATGTacagacagaggcagaggttggagtgatgttGTCAACAATCCAAGTAACATCAAGGATTACCAGCAactaccagaagctagaagaggtatggaaggatcctcccctagaacCTTCAGAGAGAGCATAGCCCGCTCACAACTTGCTATcaggcttctggcctccagaactgtgagacaataagtttctgctgttttaagcgaCCCAGTTTGTGGTTCTTTGCTaatagcagccctagcaaaccaaTGCATATGCATTTATAGAGCGATcttgattttgaaaaaattttgatggacacaggcacacacatacacatatatgaatgCACAGGGGAAAGCATGCAGAAAGTGGCATGTTGCATACCAGAGCATGTAGCTAAATGCAAATGCTGGTTGTTTTTAGTGGTAGAGGAATGAAtgactttcattttcttcttcaaattctCTATAactagctcttattattttaataatcagaACTAAATTAAATGCTCATCTAGTTGATGCTTCTGGAAGATTAACACCCAAATCTGTAAATCAGATTGTTTTAAACCTATTTGAAAAAGTACTTACATTGGCGTTGAACTAGTATTGCCCACCAAAAGGATTTGTCTTTCCAAGCCCACctatggtttgtttttatttagttttttacttCTTTGCTTAGTTTTCTGTCAAAAGATAATCTTTATCAAATTAAAATACCATCAAGTTTGCTACAGTTCCATGGAATTCTAAATATTTCTCAATTCTCTCTTCCAACAAtgttgatttattattattattatttgttgttgttgttgagacagagtctcactctgtcacccaggctggagtgcagtggcgtgatcttggctcactgcaacctccacctcccaggttcaagcggctctcctgcctcagcttcctgagtagctgggactacaggcacccaccaccacgcccagctaatttttgtattttaagtagagatggggtttcaccatgttggccaggatgatctcgaactcccgacctcaggtgatcccccccattcagcctcccaaagagctgggattacaggtgtgagccaccgcacctggcccacgtTGATGTTTAAAACTTGGTGGTGGTTCTCATCTTCTAAGGAGTAAATGAAAGCTTCCCAATAATGATAGCAAGCAgcccttactatgtgccaggtacgattctaagcactttatatacattGACCTATGCTAGAACCCCCTTCTATCTCCAAAATGTTCACTTTGTCTGATAAATTAAGTGATCACTCTGCCTATTGAGGTCCTACTATtattccccattttacaaatgaggaaaccgaggAATAGAGAAAATAAGTAATCTGCCCAAGTTCACACAAAGAAGTAAGTGCCAGAGCTGGGATTTTGAACCCAGGCTCCAGAGTCCACACTCTTTAAGATACTACACCATACCGCCTCACCTTTGAGTCTGGTAGGAGAATATGGAAGAGTATAAATACTACAAGTGAAATAGCATGTTTTTTCCTAATTACTCCTCATGttgtttagttatttaaaatctattttatatcCCACAAACGAGCATGAGAGAAAGTAAAATGGATGTGATGGGTTCCCTGACAGTCCTGGAAATGGAGCATGGAATTGCTCTCACATAACAGTGCAACAGTTAGGCAATGGTTTGATTTTCAGACCATTTCCAACACGGTCTGAAAATCAAAAGGCTGCAGCAACTGATCACAGTACATGGATCAAACCGATGCCTGACTTAAAACCCTTCATTGCCTTCATGTGCCCTGAGGATCAAGTCTAACTGTCCTCGCAAGGACTCCAAGACTGTGCCCACCTTTCAGGTCTTAAGGgctttcttcctgcttttggAACATTTCATTCTTTCTGCTACTTTGGGGCCTTTCCTGCATGTGCTGTTCTGTCTGCCCCAGAGGTCCTCCCTTCCCCGTCGCCTTTGCCAAGAAAACTCCAGAGTGAAATCACAGGTCCTAGCTGTTTCTTGACCTTTGCCAGTCCAGGGGCCCTCCGAGAGGTTAGTCTCTCGGTTCCACAAGCCCTGGGCcctgcctgctcctccttcctAACACTCCCTGCTCTGGTGTGAGGTCTATCTTCTCCACCATGCTGAATGGGCATCTGGCACACAGGCAGTCATCTAGATGTATCTGTTGACTAAATTCCTGACTGCCGGACAGATTGAGAGAAACAGAAGATTCACTCTCCTCCACCCACACATACACTTTGGGCTTAAGAAGTTTacaattggccgggcgtggtggctcacgactgtaatcccagcactctgggaggtcgagtCAGGCGTATCACTTGAGAtgaggagttggaggccagcctgggcaacatggtgaaacccccatctccaccaaaatatacaaaaattagctgggtgtggtggtgggtgcctgtagtcccagctgctcgggaggctgaggcaggagaatcacttgagcccagaaggtggaggttacagtgagccaagatcacaccacggcactccagcctgggcaacagagcaagactccatctcaaaaaaaaaaaaagtttagaattaATGAAAGCAATAAATAAGAATACACATATCATAATACTTCAAAATTCACAGAGTGTTATCAATGCCATGGCTAAGGCTGTACTACTTTGTTGCttagttaaaaacaaaagttaattcTAATTCTTTCTCTTTGAGGGAATAAATAATTTCCTGTAGTGACTGACACAAGATATGCCTTGGAGTTGAGAATCCCTCTCTTAGAGGGAAGGGGTCGTGAGCTGGAATCTGTTTCTATATACAAGTCCTTCTATTCAGATCAGGAGAAAGTGCCTCTGGCTGAGATAAGGACAACATGACAGCTGAGCAGCCAGGCTGACCTTGGTGATTGTGTGAAGATATATCCAATCATCATACCAAACCACCTTAGGTAAGTGACAGGGTCAAATCATGTGGGAGTGGCTCACCACCCTAGCCATTCCACTTCTTCTTCCTACAATGAGGAGTATAACTTCTAGTAGATTTGCTGTCGTTTTGTTGCTGAAATTGGGGagcagttgtttgtttgtttgtttttctttttcttttttttgagacagggtctcattctgtcacccaggctggagtgcagtagtgcagtctcagctcactgcaacctccgtctccagggttcaagtgattctcctggctcagcctccccattagctgggattacaggcatgtgccaccatgcctggttaatttttgcattttcagtagacacggggtttcaccatgttggctaggctggtctcgaactcctggagtcaaatgatcacccgcctcggcctcccaaagtgctgagattacaggtgtgagccactgcacctgacccagtTGTTTGTTTTACTTAAGATGAAATAAATCATAAGTGCCTTTCTTAGGCCCAGCATCTCAAGGACTTGCAGGATTTTCTGCACTAGAGGTCACACAGGTGGCCGACCAAGTTTGTGCCCAGCCACTGCTGACAGCCCTCAATCTGTGCATTTGCCTTCATCCACTCTAGTACATGTACACTgcaatttcattttttacttcaCTCTGCTGTGATAATTGCACATTTGGGAAAAGGCATCTAAAATATcaccaagaaaataagaaaagaaaaaggcaatttTTCTTAAGGGGCTTTGATGAATTTCAGTCTTTATTCTGATTGCTTTTGCTTCAGcttcttattttatgtatttactctTCAGGGTTGGAGTGACTGCATTTCTGATTTCTCTTATTTGGATGACCAGAATTGGCTTAGTAATGCTGTTTGAACACCTCACAGGTTTCTTTTATTCCGACATAATTGGGTGTTTTTTTTCGGTTTGTTTATCCCATTGTTGTGCTCACTCCTCCATCCCCAGCccttttcaaatttttcactGTTTGCAGACAGGTTTCCTTTCTCACCTGGAATTTCTTGCCAAGATGTCTCTCTTCTGCCAGCAAAAGGGAAAGAGGCTGACACAGTGGAATTGTATCTTCTCTTTCTCAGAGTGCCCTTGCATTTTCATGACAGTTTGGGTTATGAATTAACATCCTAGTATTTGGCAGCACACTAGGACTGTTGGGGTGTGCCTCAGACCTACATCCACAAGGACACTTTATAAAAAGCTATGATTAAATCTCTAAGAACTACCTCCCATCTATATTCACCTTTGTGTGGCTCAGCTGCTGCCCCTTTAGTGAGATTGTGGGATCAAATGagaaaggggctgggtgcagtggctcaagcctgtaattccagtgctttgtgaggctgaggtgggaggatctcttgaggccaggagttcaaggccagcatggacaacataatgaggccttgtctctacaaacaataaaaaattagcatggtgctATTCTTTTAGGTGTGGTAATGCATGCCTGCAgtaccagctgctcagaaggctgaagagggaggatcacttgagccaaggagctgGAAGCTGCGATGAGCTAAGATCACATCACTCCACTAcatccagcctgcgtgacagagtgagaccctatctcagaaaattttttttttaatgagacaaaattattttatagattatatTTTCCAAGGTAGCAATTTAACTGTGGTTGTTATCCTTTTATAAAAGGGGTTTCTAATTTTggaatgaaacaaatgaaagagaaattccactaaaaataacagtgaaaggagaaaaaggagaaaacacacTCACCAAAATTTAGAAGTAGCTCACACAATATCATCGAATCTCAATACCACTTTAGATATTGGAGCATGATCACCAATTAGTCTTTCTAGTTGCTTTACTCGAACCTCTCTTTGAACACTGGCTCTATGGGAACAGTTGTCAAGGAAACCTGTACAGCGTGGCTCTTCTGACAGTTCATTCGGCGGGTCCCCGACTCCGCAGCATGGGTGTGTGGTGGGCTTTTCTGTAGCTTATTATAGTTTTATCTTGATTAATATGAACGATCATCAGTCACTTGGTGActtgaagaaatttttttataGCTTGTGGTGAAGAATTGAAAAAAACGTGGCTGTCATTTTGTTCTCCAACTGGATCTTAATTGATGTGCCTCCTAACAAAATTCACTAATATTGAGTACAATTTACCCCCCCCAGATACTTTTATATGTGGGTTTAAAATAACGTCCTACTAAAAGTGTGAGTCATAAATACTGCCTAgactttcaattctgtgaagatgtGAATTGAGGTCTAAATATTATACATAGCCTCCATTTCCCTACAGATATCAACCTAAGACTCATGGATTAAGAGAATCCTCATCCTCTCTGTTTGAATCTTTAAATGCTTCAGCACAGCTTTCAGATTTTCCTTTGCTTAAGCCACTGTCTTCTAGTATAAGGGTTTTAAACAGataatttctcatttgttttgtttagggAAAATCTGTGGTAGTCTATTATTTGGCTCTATTTTAAATTTAGCTATTCTCTAAAGTCACCATTTAAATGAAATGAGGcacttggaaaaataattttgtttccaaAACCATAAGAAATTAGTAGATTATCTTTCCTAGCTCAGCAACTTGTACTAATACCCTTGAGCTATTAAATTCAAAGCCAAAACTAAATAGCTTTGTTttcattccatccatccattctccattctccatCAATCCCATTCATTCACCCAACATTTACTTTGAGGAGCCTCTAGTAATAAAAGGTGTAACTTTAATGAAAGACCATGTGATAGATGAGGTTGAATTgactactgtattagtcagggttctccagagggacaaaACCaataagatatatgtatatataaaaggaagtttattaggaagaattggctcacacaattacaaGGCAAAGTCCCATGACAGACTGTCTGCAAGCTGGGAAAGAGAGacgccagtagtggctcagtccaagtccaaaagcctcaaaaccagggaagctgacagtACAGTCGCCGGTCTGTGGCTTAAGGCCTGAGAGCCCTTGGGAAGCTgctggtgcaagtcccagagCCCAAAGGCTGAAGAAcgtggagtctgatgtccaagcaCAGGAGGAGCACAAGTAAGCACCTGGcaggggaagaagaaagagccagaagactcagcaagcaaACCGATCCCACCTTCTCCCACCTACCTTGTTCTAGCCACACCGGCAGgcgattggatggtgcccacccacactgagggTAGGTCTTCTTCTCCCAGTCCACAGACTCATTtgtcaatctcctctggcaacagcCTCAGGGACACCTAGAAACCATCCTTCACCAGCCATCCAGGCATACCTCTATCCAATCAACTTGATACCTCATATTAGCCATCACGACTATTCTATTTGAGCTTCCTAATGTTGTTAAGAAGCTACAATTATCCGgacatgcatgcatgtatacacacaagcacgcatgcacgcacacacacacacatatacacacagagtaTCCTTCTGCACCTTTTTAAACTGGATATTCACGCAGCTTATCTCAAGGTGACATCTTAGAAAGGTCTCAATCAAGATTGTGGAACGGCCCAAGAAAAGGCTGGCTGAATACCTGCCCACCAAGAGGTCTCGCTGGTTGGCATTTTGACATCACCATTCTCAGGTCTTGCCCTCAGTTCTGTAGGCTCAGAAACGTGACTCCATCAGTACTCCTGAGGAAAGATTCACAGTAGCCTTGCTCACAAGACACTGAAGAGAAAATCAATGGCTGGGGTGTTAATCACGATGAGAAACGCGACTGACACGTGGACTGTAATACTTAGTGGGTTCTCATCCTATAGGAGAAATCAAATTATAATGACAAGAGTGCATGCTGAGCATGAATAAGAGCAAGGGAAATGACAGTCCACATATCCACTGGTATTAGGTTCTGAGAGTCTGATGAGGGACATCTAGGATAGGAGTATGGCCCCTGGGACTGCAGAAGGAAGCCACGGGCTAGTGTACATACAACACACAGACAATACAAGATCCGCATAGCAGACCCTGTAGTTCATGTTGTCCACCTTCCCTCTGATGAATCTCCTTTTGTCTTTCCTTCTTTGGATACACtaataacagttttttttttgttgttttttttttttttagactgagtattgctctgtcgcccaggctggagtgcagtggcacgatattggctcactgcaaactccacctcccaggttcaagagattcttatgcctcagcctcccgagtagctggaactacaggcatgcgccaccatgcctggctaatttttgtatttttagtagagatggggtctcaccatgttggccaggctggtctcaaactcctgagctcaagtgatccacctgccttggcctcctaaggtgctgggattacaggcgtgagccaccacgctcagcctgaTACACTAATATCTTGCAGGGTGTCTATAGCAACTTTACATACAAATCTGGCCTGATTTCACCCAAAACTATTCCCTGATATTTGATTGAAAGAATCTTTTGGTTCCACCCTTGCATGATGCATTTCTATAGTTTGATTCTGAAAAGTGTTCCTTATTCCATGTTTGAGGGAGAGGGGTCCCTGAC harbors:
- the LOC129058806 gene encoding putative uncharacterized protein encoded by LINC00575, with the translated sequence MPTSETSWWAGAYLCSSCAWTSDSTFFSLWALGLAPAASQGLSGLKPQTGDCTVSFPGFEAFGLGLSHYWRLSFPACRQSVMGLCLVIV